A genomic stretch from Edaphobacter aggregans includes:
- the yidC gene encoding membrane protein insertase YidC, giving the protein MAEFKNPNQQGGGQDSRSFLVMVVVMVAVFFGLQFFRSKNPQTVTPSAPATTQSAPAPTATQPGAVAPAVAAATPTPSAVPAVKATAEETTTVENELYRITFTNRGGRVATWILKQFRDSDGHPLDLVHHQAAEPFGHPLSLYTYEPALTTAVNDAMYVPSATGNLAAPATLTFKYSEGNLEVIKTFSFDETYLLHADVQVLRNGTPVRALISWPGGFGDQDNAQAYASAQLDFSRDGSSTHLAPKKVSGGDTLNGPFDWAGVSSNYFAAIFLPDAPATSTVATFHNQLDVAKTIRRTGLGSGSPAKGSIEVSILGAALGDVNGHTQTRVYVGPKAVNVLRNIRATGSNVTLEPLLDFGFWGPIGKYLFLALQFIHTHITSNWGWAIVILTLIVNTLILPLRIKTMQSGLKMQRIQPQMDAIKEKYKKYKATDPKRNEMNMEIMKLQKDNGVNMFGGCIPTLVQLPLLFAFFSMLPRVVELRHAHWLWVPDLTSPDPLHILPILMVLSSFLMQYYTPSPGVDPQQQKMMAFTMPAVTGYFVWNYGAGLGLYWAVGNLFGIAQQMVMNRTSLGREMREIAAKRARRKAGAPATLQGKR; this is encoded by the coding sequence TTGGCAGAGTTTAAGAACCCCAATCAGCAGGGCGGCGGGCAGGACAGCCGGTCCTTCCTCGTCATGGTCGTTGTCATGGTCGCCGTCTTCTTCGGCCTTCAGTTCTTCCGCTCGAAGAACCCCCAGACTGTGACGCCCTCGGCGCCTGCGACGACACAAAGCGCGCCCGCCCCGACTGCAACTCAGCCCGGAGCAGTTGCACCAGCCGTAGCAGCAGCCACACCAACTCCGTCCGCTGTGCCCGCCGTCAAAGCCACAGCTGAAGAGACCACCACCGTCGAAAACGAGCTCTACCGCATCACCTTCACCAACCGCGGCGGCCGTGTCGCGACATGGATTCTAAAGCAGTTCCGCGACAGCGACGGCCACCCGCTCGACCTGGTCCACCATCAGGCGGCGGAGCCCTTCGGCCACCCGCTCTCGCTCTACACGTACGAGCCCGCCCTCACCACGGCGGTCAACGACGCAATGTACGTCCCTTCTGCGACCGGCAACCTCGCCGCGCCCGCGACCCTGACCTTCAAATACTCCGAAGGCAACCTCGAAGTCATCAAGACCTTCTCCTTCGACGAGACCTACCTCCTGCACGCCGACGTTCAGGTCCTTCGTAACGGCACACCTGTTCGTGCGCTTATAAGCTGGCCCGGCGGCTTCGGCGATCAGGACAACGCACAAGCCTACGCAAGCGCTCAGCTCGACTTCTCGCGTGACGGCAGCTCAACCCATCTGGCCCCCAAGAAAGTCTCAGGTGGCGATACCCTCAACGGCCCATTCGACTGGGCGGGCGTCAGCAGCAACTACTTCGCCGCTATCTTTCTGCCCGACGCACCGGCGACCTCGACCGTCGCTACCTTTCACAACCAGCTCGACGTAGCCAAGACCATCCGTCGCACCGGCCTGGGCAGCGGCTCGCCCGCTAAGGGGTCCATCGAGGTCTCGATCCTCGGCGCCGCGCTCGGTGACGTCAACGGCCACACCCAGACACGCGTTTACGTTGGCCCCAAGGCCGTCAACGTTCTCCGGAACATCCGCGCCACCGGCAGCAACGTCACGCTGGAACCGCTACTCGACTTCGGCTTCTGGGGTCCGATCGGCAAGTACCTCTTCCTCGCGCTCCAGTTCATCCACACCCACATCACGTCGAACTGGGGATGGGCGATCGTCATCCTCACCCTTATCGTCAACACGCTCATCCTGCCTCTCCGTATCAAGACCATGCAGAGCGGCCTGAAGATGCAGCGCATCCAGCCTCAGATGGACGCCATCAAGGAGAAGTACAAGAAGTACAAGGCCACCGACCCCAAACGCAACGAGATGAACATGGAGATCATGAAGCTCCAGAAGGACAACGGCGTCAACATGTTTGGCGGCTGCATCCCGACTCTCGTGCAACTCCCGCTGCTGTTCGCCTTCTTCAGCATGCTCCCCCGCGTCGTCGAGCTGCGTCACGCGCACTGGCTCTGGGTCCCCGACCTGACCTCTCCCGACCCCTTGCACATCCTGCCCATTCTCATGGTGCTTAGCTCCTTCCTGATGCAGTACTACACGCCGTCGCCGGGTGTCGATCCGCAGCAGCAGAAGATGATGGCCTTTACCATGCCAGCCGTCACCGGCTACTTCGTCTGGAACTACGGCGCCGGACTCGGACTCTACTGGGCCGTCGGCAACCTCTTCGGCATCGCGCAACAGATGGTGATGAACCGCACCTCGCTCGGCCGGGAGATGCGCGAGATCGCCGCCAAACGCGCCCGTCGCAAGGCCGGCGCACCGGCTACACTGCAAGGCAAGCGCTGA
- a CDS encoding SRPBCC family protein: MKSGSLGQGDTVTWQGGMFGLGRIHTSRIEVLRPFHYVRETMVDGAFQYYEHDRHFAAMDDGTRVKDEVRFSLRLGPLGRLMETIMLRRQMTTLLKWRSEILKETAESDGWKRFLEENPEMQMVESQGQSGVGGSKVEIKSHFLAHQRVTTSPK, encoded by the coding sequence GTGAAGAGCGGGTCTCTGGGGCAGGGGGACACCGTGACATGGCAGGGGGGGATGTTCGGGCTTGGACGAATCCATACCAGTCGGATCGAGGTGTTGCGGCCGTTTCATTATGTTCGCGAGACCATGGTCGATGGCGCCTTCCAATACTACGAACATGATAGGCACTTTGCGGCGATGGACGACGGGACGCGGGTTAAGGATGAGGTGCGGTTTTCTCTTCGCCTGGGGCCCTTGGGCAGGTTGATGGAGACGATTATGCTGAGGCGCCAGATGACCACGTTGTTGAAGTGGCGAAGTGAGATCCTGAAGGAAACGGCTGAGTCGGACGGGTGGAAGCGGTTTTTGGAAGAGAATCCTGAGATGCAAATGGTGGAATCTCAGGGCCAAAGTGGGGTGGGTGGGTCAAAAGTGGAAATTAAGTCGCACTTTCTTGCACATCAAAGGGTAACTACTTCGCCTAAGTGA
- a CDS encoding PilZ domain-containing protein produces MDRPDEARKSPRHPCYGPIDFRVDDWHITGKVINLCLDGCLIRPRQRPVCSIGDNLDLRFEVNGLTFRAHCIVRWVGADHMVGVEILLLSERGRRQLSELIDQLASLRKPSTLQR; encoded by the coding sequence ATGGACCGCCCAGACGAAGCCCGCAAGTCGCCACGTCACCCGTGCTACGGCCCCATCGACTTCCGCGTCGACGACTGGCACATCACAGGCAAGGTCATCAACCTGTGCCTCGACGGCTGCCTCATCCGGCCACGACAGCGTCCCGTGTGCAGCATCGGCGATAACCTCGATCTCCGCTTCGAGGTGAACGGCCTCACCTTCCGCGCGCATTGCATCGTGCGCTGGGTAGGTGCGGATCACATGGTTGGCGTCGAGATCCTGTTACTCAGCGAACGCGGCCGCAGACAGTTGAGCGAACTGATCGATCAGCTTGCCTCGTTGCGGAAGCCGTCTACGTTACAGCGATAA
- a CDS encoding PEP-CTERM sorting domain-containing protein (PEP-CTERM proteins occur, often in large numbers, in the proteomes of bacteria that also encode an exosortase, a predicted intramembrane cysteine proteinase. The presence of a PEP-CTERM domain at a protein's C-terminus predicts cleavage within the sorting domain, followed by covalent anchoring to some some component of the (usually Gram-negative) cell surface. Many PEP-CTERM proteins exhibit an unusual sequence composition that includes large numbers of potential glycosylation sites. Expression of one such protein has been shown restore the ability of a bacterium to form floc, a type of biofilm.), which translates to MRRFLLSLVVFLVVASAATGVHASTECERWFVQYKHALAQSKAVHKLRAADHRVRRYVHRKLAALKPKPKNKPRILRAKVHRRPKTREEMLRSFNLACGDELPEGSTPPELLKGEDLPPFSAARPYIAQDVDDGDGPLIAANELPLLPPMGGYLPNEGGPGYGGFGGFGGGSYPNGPAPHIPNTPPSGGTPDDPPPPPVSTVPEPGSVLLVLTGIAGAAGMVRRRVAS; encoded by the coding sequence ATGCGTCGCTTTCTGCTTTCTCTGGTTGTCTTTCTGGTCGTTGCTTCTGCCGCCACGGGTGTCCACGCCTCCACGGAGTGTGAGCGCTGGTTCGTCCAGTACAAACACGCGTTGGCGCAGAGCAAAGCCGTCCATAAACTTCGTGCAGCCGATCACCGCGTGCGCCGCTATGTCCATCGCAAGCTGGCAGCACTGAAGCCTAAGCCCAAAAACAAGCCCAGGATATTGCGTGCAAAGGTCCATCGGCGGCCCAAGACTCGCGAGGAGATGCTCCGGTCCTTCAATCTGGCTTGCGGCGATGAGCTGCCAGAAGGTTCGACTCCGCCCGAGCTGCTGAAGGGCGAGGATCTGCCGCCGTTTTCTGCGGCGCGACCGTACATCGCACAGGATGTTGATGATGGCGACGGTCCATTGATCGCCGCAAACGAATTGCCTCTCCTGCCACCGATGGGTGGCTACCTACCGAATGAGGGCGGGCCAGGATATGGTGGTTTTGGCGGATTTGGGGGCGGTAGCTACCCAAACGGCCCTGCTCCACATATTCCAAACACACCGCCTTCCGGTGGTACGCCGGACGATCCTCCACCACCACCGGTATCGACTGTGCCGGAGCCGGGTAGCGTTTTACTGGTTCTGACGGGAATAGCAGGAGCCGCGGGTATGGTGCGGCGTAGAGTGGCGAGCTAG
- the rnpA gene encoding ribonuclease P protein component — MMALTFRLRKHSDYQRVYKASRKQFAKQMTYFFTLRPQLGPDGTPLRDAEESTPRVGLTVGKVMGKAVDRNRIKRRMREAVRRNIASLSLPVDVVLHPRRSVIDLDFTVLDREVAQVFRMIQKAAEKQQEKQQDKQQNAPPPAS; from the coding sequence ATGATGGCGCTCACCTTCCGCCTCCGCAAACACTCCGACTATCAGCGCGTCTACAAGGCCAGCCGCAAGCAGTTTGCGAAGCAGATGACCTACTTCTTCACCCTGCGCCCGCAACTCGGCCCCGACGGCACGCCATTACGCGATGCAGAAGAGTCGACCCCTCGCGTCGGCCTCACAGTAGGCAAGGTGATGGGCAAGGCCGTCGATCGCAACCGCATCAAGCGCCGCATGCGCGAGGCTGTCCGCAGGAACATCGCTTCCCTCAGCCTCCCCGTCGACGTCGTGCTGCATCCACGCCGCAGCGTCATCGATCTCGACTTCACCGTGCTGGACCGCGAGGTGGCCCAAGTCTTCCGGATGATCCAGAAGGCAGCCGAAAAACAGCAAGAAAAACAACAGGACAAGCAGCAAAACGCTCCCCCTCCGGCGTCATGA
- a CDS encoding protein jag → MEEPESKSKKIADFLQTVITTGGLKLKYSILASDSQTQSSDPTAHIPEIRVEFSGPDTSLLLARNGELLLSLEHVAAKILRFEHEEHDRISFDADNFKVLRQRELQLAAEVAIEKVRHTGQPFAFAPMTSRERRLLHLALSTSGLPTASSGVGPRRFVVLYPEGQKPVEDPAPSTPDRVRAIRNTFRRR, encoded by the coding sequence ATGGAAGAGCCCGAATCCAAATCAAAAAAAATCGCTGACTTCCTTCAGACCGTCATCACCACTGGCGGTCTGAAGCTGAAGTACAGCATCCTTGCCAGCGACAGCCAGACGCAATCGAGCGACCCCACCGCCCATATCCCCGAGATCCGCGTCGAATTCAGCGGCCCGGACACCTCCCTCCTGCTGGCCCGTAACGGCGAACTCCTCCTTTCCCTTGAGCACGTCGCCGCCAAGATCCTCCGCTTCGAGCACGAGGAGCACGACCGCATCTCCTTCGACGCCGACAACTTCAAAGTCCTCCGTCAGCGCGAGCTGCAACTGGCCGCCGAAGTCGCGATCGAGAAGGTGCGTCACACCGGCCAGCCCTTCGCCTTCGCTCCCATGACCTCGCGCGAGCGCCGTCTCCTGCATCTCGCACTCTCCACGTCGGGACTGCCGACTGCGTCATCCGGTGTAGGCCCACGCCGCTTCGTCGTCCTCTATCCCGAAGGCCAGAAGCCGGTCGAAGATCCTGCACCTTCCACACCGGACCGCGTGCGCGCCATCCGAAACACCTTCCGCCGCCGCTAA
- the yidD gene encoding membrane protein insertion efficiency factor YidD yields MTDSQPTLAARIAFRIYKSVLSPVLHAFSPSQCLYLPTCSEYAYVALVRFGPIRGSWMALRRVARCHPFAKGGFDPVPERNSGAPPSVSIHSDRLP; encoded by the coding sequence ATGACCGACTCCCAGCCTACGCTCGCCGCCCGTATCGCCTTTCGTATCTATAAGTCTGTTCTCTCTCCGGTATTGCACGCCTTCAGCCCATCGCAGTGCCTCTATCTGCCGACCTGCTCGGAGTACGCCTACGTAGCGCTCGTCCGTTTTGGCCCCATTCGCGGCTCGTGGATGGCTCTGCGCCGGGTCGCCCGCTGTCATCCATTCGCTAAAGGGGGCTTCGATCCTGTCCCCGAGCGAAACTCCGGTGCACCCCCATCCGTCTCCATTCATTCAGACCGTTTACCATAG